The genomic stretch TCTTCATCGGTTTCTAATTGGTTCGATTGCTCATTTTCAATGTCTGAGGGTTCCCAATCCCCGCCTTCCAAATGGTCTTCTTCTCTATCGTCTTCCATCAGTGTTAAATAGAGTGTATGGCTCTGCTCACATGTTTTTATAAGATTGAATGCATTTCCAGCGTCCTCAAGGCAAGGCGGACATATGTTTTCTGGTAGTAAATCGCCTCGGCTAACCGCGTACCCAGTGCACTGTGATATCATGTCAGCAATGCAAGTGTCCCATGTGTGTGTCtcatcaaaaatatttgtgaatgGTCCGGAGTTTGCCCTGCAAACTCTGCATATTTCCTCCATAGTCCTGCAAGTAAATGActattatatataaataatacagGACGCGCCATTGCATGCACGAATGCATCGAATAttgaacaaaaaaacgaaCCCACTGTGCGGCTTTTattaattgcaaaaatgtAGTATGGATGTTTCCTTGGCACGAATTAGTTTGTTTTGACCACAAAACATAATAATTAGAGCTGTTAGACGCGAATTGTAGCACGACAAATTTATGTTATGcgaaaagccacaaaaagtgCTGCTTGGCGCTAAAGGTATCGAAATAGTTTATGTTAACTGCAATGTTTAGTAGAAATTatatgcatttaaattttgtgttATATGATACTGGAAGAGGACAGAACAAGATAAAACACAAACTAAATTGCAAATCTGCAATGCTTCGAAGGACCCATGGGAGGAATGATTTGGGATCATACACAAGAGCAACGCCTGGGCTTAGTACCTATGCAACAGGTGCGGGCATGGAATACTGTTAGTGAATTTTccgaaaatataaatacatatgtacattctcAAGCTGGTATTTATACAAATATAGATATCGTTCACTCCTTTTTTTATTGTCATTTAGGTTCTGCTTTTAACACGCAACGTATCTCAATAGGACATGGCAATGGTATGTGCGCATATTTATCAGTAACTTACATACCTGGTTATGCGCTGACCAACTTGCTGCGGATCAGCGCAGATAGCTTTGGGATGTAAATGGATAAAGTCTTACGTATGTATCTATTATCGTTTGTCAATTCATGTTATTCTATATTCCATTCAATGAGGCCTCCAAATATACACTAGAATTAGTTGTAGCGAATATCGTTTGCATAATTGTACAGAACAGGAGCAGAACTCTCGCTGGCTGGCGTAGAGGCTGGACACCGTGTGCTTGCCCATAACCAGCCACCTGCTTTTTTGGGTAAGAAGTCCGGCTATGCTGCTGCATATCAATCCATATCAGCCCAAGCCTAAGCCCAATCGTGCGAAAAAACCGTGGATCAGTGGAAACATTGGTAGGGTCATTCTCCTGTGTGCGTACATTCGATAAcacaacatacatatgtatgtaaattcaTTCGAATAGATGAGCTTGCGCTTAACAGCTCATTTCTTCTCCTCTTCTCCATTTCTCAAAACTAAAACAATTCAAGTGGAGGAAAAAATTAACACCAATTGGCTGCTTGAGGGTTTGATTACGCTTATTTctcatttacatatttatgtaaatattgttGTATTCCGTTCATTAATATTCATTTACTTGCAGGACAATGCAGGAAATATGCAGAGTTTGCATGACAAACTCCGGACcattcacaaatatttttgatgaAAGACCAACATTGGATACTTGTAGTGCTGACATGATAGCACAGTGCACCGGGTACGTGGTTAGGCGAGGCGATTTACTATCAGAAAACATATGTCCGACCTGCCTCGAGGATGCAGTGAGTGCATTCACCCTTAAGAAAACCTGTGAGCACAGTCATAAACTCTATTTCCCAGTGATGGTGGAGGATATAGAAGAATTTGCCGATACTCTAGAAGATGAGGATTGGGAACCGTCAGATATTGAAAGTGAGCAGTCGAAACATTTTGAAAACGATGAAGAGATGAATCAAAATGATAGCAATAACATTGATCAATTTGTACGACCCTTCAAATGCTCCGACTGCACAAAATCCTTTCACCAAAAAGCCCATCTTCAATCACACACCCGTACGCACACAGGTGATCGACCCTACCAATGTTCCTACTGCTCGATGTCGTTTGCACAGAAATACAATCTTGACAGACACACTCGTTCACACACTAATGATCGTTCATACCAGTGCCCTCATTGCTCAAAGTCCTTCATACAAAAATGCAATCTTGAAAAACACACTCGTACTCACACAGGTGATCGACCCTACCAGTGCTCCCACTGTTCGAAGTCATTTCCACAAAAATCCCATCTCCATGTACACAACTGTACGCACGCCATGGAACTGCCGCATATGTGTCCTCACTGCTCTAAGTCATTTTCCCGTTCCGATAGTCTACGGATTCATATCCTCCGGTTGCACACGGATAAACGACCATACAAATGCTCTCACTGCTCGCAGTCatttcaacaaaaatttcatCTCCGAGAACACAGCCGTATTCACACTGGCGAACGGCCGCATAGATGCTCTTACTGCTCAAAGTcttttaaacaaaaatcaaagctTTTACTCACACAGGGGAACGACCCTACCAATGCACTCAGTGCTCGAAGTCATTTCAGGAAAAGTCGAATCTCCAGGTACACCTCCGTTCTCACACAGGGGAGCGTCCTTACAAGTGCATCCACTGCTCAAAGACTTTTAGATACAGAAACAGTAGCTACCAAAGACACATACTAACTCACAAAAGCAACGACAACTGTGCCATTCCGTCACTCTTCGAGATCACATCCGTAAGAACGTTGAGAATGGAAGATCCTATTGCTCCTACTGCTCCAACCCTGGACCGTAATTATTCGTCAAAACGATGACGACTAATCCCAATCGACTATTTCCTTTGCCGTTTTGTGTTactgtttgttgttgcagtgtAACAACACTGCACGGCTAAGCATGACTTCTATGacttaaataaattatgtatgtatgtagatcaGAGGTCGGCTTAAAATGTTAAttccaataaaatattataaaaaacaaTCACAAAttccaattgtaaaatattcaTTATGTTCGATTTTCTCACCTCTCAAGAGATAAATGAGCAGAACCATACGTGCCAAATATCAGAAGTCTCcttttttaaaaaagaaattaaatgtcataataaagtttttattttataatttaaaatcTTAATAAATAGATCCAATTGAATTTATCCAAGTAAATTTTATATATCCCATATTCTTAATTTAAATACCCTTTGCGAATCCATgaagaaataaacaaatgattattaattattttctttttaagtTGGtgaacaattttaaatttcattttaattttgatttgtcaaagacaaaaaaaaaggatttcATAGGAATTTATTTGCATGCAGATCTATAACCTGCTTGAGGCAAAGGACACATTCACAGACTTAACTAGTGGGCCGAAAGGTGTCCTTTGTCTGGAGCAATCAGAGCTTATCTGTTTTTCCTAGCTTCGCATGCAAGCAATCCTCAGGGTGCTTACGAGATTGTGAGATACCAGATAGTACCGGAATGGGACACAAGTCATTGGTTGTGAGAGTTAGTGTATGTCTTTGGTAGGTTTGggttttgtatttaaattagtTATTTAAAGTAGACTTAGGGTGAATATTCTCTATGAGTTCGGAAGTGTATTTTGAGATGGGAATTTTGATTAAATGACTTCAAACAGTGAGAGCACTGGAAGGGTCGTTCTCCTGTGTGAGTAAGGATGTGTCTATCaagtttgtatttttgtataaaagcCATTGGACATTCAGGGCATTCGAATGGTCGTTCATCCGTGTGCCAAAGTATATGATCTCGAAGAGAAGTGGCGTGAGCATAAGAACTAGAGCAGCGGGTACACTTGTACGGTCGTTCCCCTGTGTGAGTCCGGATGTGCACATTGAGAGTGGATTTTTCTGGAAACGACTTCGGGCAACGAGAGCATTTAAAGGGCCGCTCacctgtgtgggtgtgggtgtgtatttGAAGATGGGCGAGTTGTTTAAACGACATCGGACAGTAAGAACACTCGTACGGTCGCTCCCCCGTGTGAGTTCGACTGTGTTGTTTAAGTTCGGAATTCCGTGTGAATGACATCGAGCACTCAGGGCATTTGTAGGGTCGTTCCCCAGTGTGCGTACGGATGTGATTGCGGAGAGTTCCAGCGTGAGGAAAAGACTTGGAGCAGTGGGTACACTTGTACGGTCGCTCGCCCGTGTGAGTGCGGTTGTGTATCTCTAGGTTAGATTTGTCTGGAAATGATTTCGAACACTGAGTGCATTGGTAGGGTCGTTCACCTGTGTGAGAAAGGGTGTGTCTATCAAGTTTAGACTTATGTACGAAAGTTTTTGAGCAGGAAGAACATTTATACGGCCGTTCCCAGCTGTGAGTATGGCTGTGTCTTTGGAGGTCGGATTTTTCTTGAAATGACTCCGAGCAGTAACTACATTTGTAGGTTCGTTCATCCTTGTGCAAGCGCAAATGAATTCGGAGGCAATCGGATCGGGCAAAGGACTTAGGGCAGTGGGAACACTTATAAGGTCGTTCTCCCGTATGACTACGGATGTGTATCTTGAGTTCGAATTTTTGTGTAAATGACATCGGGCATTGGGAACATTTGAAGGGTCGATCACCCGTGTGTGTACGGGTGTGTCTATCAAGATTATATTTTTGTGCAAAAGACTTCGAGCAGTGGGAACATTTGAAGGGTCGATCCCCTGTGTGCATACGGGTGTGAGTTTGAAGATTGGATTTGAGTCGAAATTTCTTTGAGCAGAATATGCATTTGTAGGGTTGTTCTCCCGTGTGCGTACGGATGTGAAGCCGAAGAGTTCCGGAGTGAGAGAAAGACTTCGAGCAATGAGAACACTTATACGGTCGCTCGCCCGTGTGAGTTCGCATGTGAACTTTGAGATAGGATGCGTCTTTAAATGACTTCGAGCAGTGAGAACATTTATGTGGTCTATCAATTTTATCAGTGTTATCAATTTGATCCGTATTATCAGTGCTATCAATTTTATCAGCGTTATCACTTTTATCAGTGTTATCGCTACCATCTTGATCGgtttgaaaatgtttttcaCTCTGGTCACTTTCACTATCTGACGGTTCCCAGTCCTCATCTTCCTGACTATCGGAAAAGTCTTCTTTATTCTCCTGCACCACTGGAAAACTGCGTTCATGGCTCTGCTCACAAGTTTCCTTAAGATTGAATGCATTCACTGTAGCCTCTAGGCAAGGCGAACATATATTTTCTGTTAGTGAATCGCCTTGCCTAACCACGTATCCTGCGCACTCCGATTTTTGTGTCTCATCCAAAATACTTGCGAATGGTCCAGAATTTCGCATGCAAACTCTGCATATTTTCTCCATTGTCctgcaaaaaaattaaacgGAGTACAGAAACGCACAATTGCGCCAATTAACTTCTGTGCTTTTCCgagtacataaatatatatatgtactttttaTTGGCTTTTCTTCCTTGTCCAACTTTAGCTGAGGGTAGGTATAGGGTTGTACATATGAATATAATATGTACGATTCGATTTTGGTTCGTATTTAGCATGGAGCTGAATACATACGAAATCGAGCTGTAAAGCGCAAAAATTAGCACGCAAGGCGCGAAAGGCATCAGAGGGCGTATagaattaaattattttagttGTGAAATAGTTTTTATCTAGGTTATAGTAATAATTTGAATTGAAGACTTGCTGTAAGAACGCGGAAAAAAACTGGTCAGTTTTTGTTAGTAACTGGAGAATTTAAGTACACTTGGAATCAATACATTCTATTAGGATACCGGTAGTCATACATGGAAAGTAATGGTATGTCAAAATGTTTCGATGTGGCATTCATTCCCGCATTATTTTTCTTGCTCTTATGGTAACTGGTGTGTAACTCATTTGGACACcagaacagacagacagagctcGAAACTGCCTTTGGTCATTGGTCACTGGCTAAGAAAATGCCAGAAACGTTTGAAAAGGTCCGGTCGTTCTTTTCGTGGGGGGGAAAAAATTGAGACCTATATCTTTTGTTTCTTAATGCTAACTGTGTAAATAATAAACGAGGTCTTCTTTTATACCCAGTACTCATTTTTCTAGCATTTGTCATGAtagacgaaaaaaaaacataaagagaaagagaagaacCACAACTGCTATTGTTTATAAAATTGGGTTGCAAGTGGATAGATAACCACGTATCTTTTATCGTATGCCAATTTCGGTATTGCCAACCATGAATTCCATTCTAAAGCGCATCAAGAAGGCGAGCAAATATCTACGAGTGCAagatcagcagcaggagcaccacACTATTATACAGTTAGAACATTTGTAGGGTCTGTCCATAATATCCGTATTATTTTCTTCATCGGTTTCGAACTAGTTCGTTTGCTCACTTTTATCACAGATGTTTTCTTCTCTATCCTTTTCCATCAGTGTTAAATAAAGTTTATGGCTCTGCTCTCAGATGGTCTTTAGATTAGATCCTCAATGCAGGGCTGACATATGTGCTATCATGTCAGCAATACAAGTACCCAATGTTGGTCTTtcatcaaaaatatttgtgaatgGTCCGGAGTTTGCCATGCAAACTCTGCTTTTattaattgcaaaaatgtAGTTTGGATGTTTCCTTGGCACTAATATGTTGTTTTGACCACAAAACTAGTAATTAGTGCTGTTAGACGCGAATTGTAGCACGACAAATTTATGTTATGcgaaaagccacaaaaagtgCTGTTAGGCGCGAGAGGTATCGACGTGTTATCGAAATATTTTATGTTAACTGCAACGTTTTGCAGAAATTATATTCATTTAAATTCTGTGTTATATGATACTGCAAGAGGACAGAACAAGATAAAACACAAACTAAATTGCAAATCTGCAATGCTTCGAAGGACCCATGGGAGGAATTATTTGGGATCATACACAAGAGCAACGCCTGGGTTTAGTACCTATGCAACAGGTGCGGGCATGGAATACTGTTTtctgaaaataaatacattctCAAGCTGgtatttatacaatttatacGATTGACTcctttctttattttcatttaggTTCTGCTTTTAACACGCAACGTATCTCAATAGGACATGGCAATGGTATGTGCACATATTTATCAGTAACTTACATACCGGGTTATGCGCTGACCAACTTGCTGCGGATCAGCGCAGATAGCGTTGGGATGTAAATGGATAAAGTCTTACGTATCTATTATCGTTTGTCAATTCATGTTATTCTATATTCCATTCAATGAGGCCTCCAGATATCTGGCAGTGCAGGCCAGCACATGACTGAACTTTCGTTAATGCGTATGATAAACTATTCCTGAAGACCCTTGGAACGGTCCAACGAGTCTGGAAACGCTTGTCAATTGACGTTTGATACGTTTAATATTCTGTAAAATTAATCTTAAAGCAAACTTTTTAAACTTTAACAATTTTTCTGCGTGTGAGCGCGTATGTGTCGTTTTAGAGATACGTTATGGGCGAATGATTTCGAACAGTGAGTACAGGTATATGGTCGCTCCCCCGTGTGAGTGCGGATGTGTACTTTGAGTTcgatattttgtttaaatgcCTTTGAGCAGTGTGAGCATTGGTAAGGTCGTTCACCTGTGTGGGACCGTGTGTGTATTTGAAGATGGGCGAGTTGCTTGTATGACATGGAGCACTGGGAACAATTATAAGGTCGCTCCCCCGTGTGAGTGCGGATGTGTACTTTGAGTTCCGAATTTTGGGTGAAGGACATCGGGCAGTGGGGACATAGGTATGGTCGTTCACCCGTATGTGTACGGATGTGTATCCGGAGAGTTCCATCGTGCGAAAAAGCCTTCGCGCAGTGAGAGCATTGGTAGGGTCGTTCGCCCGTGTGCGTTCGGGTGTGTCTTTCAAGTTTGGATTTTATTGTAAAGGACTTTGAGCAGTAAGAACATCTATACGGTAGCTCACCAGTGTGAGTGCGGATGTGTTCACTAAGATGGGACTTATGTTGAAAGGATTGAGAACAGTGGAAGCATTTGTAGGGTCGTTCGATATAATTCGTCTTAGCTCCAGTATCTTGTGAACATTCTGCATCAGTTTCCATATTGTTTGATTTGTCACTTCGACTACCTGACCAATCCTTGTCAGTCAGATTATACTTTACTGTCCTCACGCCCATCGCTTGGAACTGGAGTTTATGGCTCTGCTCACAGGTGCTCTTAAGATTGAATGCACTCACTGCATCCTCGAGGCAGGCCGGACATATATTTTCTGGTAGTAAATCGCCTGGCCTAACCTCGTACCCGGTACACTGCTCTATCATGTCAGCAATGCAAGTTTCCAATGTGGGTCtatcattaaaaatgtttgtgaaAGCTCCGGACTTTGTATTGCAAACTCTGCATATCTCCTCCATGGCCCTGTAATTGAATGAATCTTCACAATCGGAATACAATAATATACATCTACTGGTgaatcaaatgaaatattatttatttaatcaaGAGCCACATATTATTACTTGCGAGTTGTTTTGTTGTGATTAGAGCTAATAACATAATGTGCTGTAAGGCGCGCAGCACATGGTAACAGGGTGTGTTAGTACTGTAAAAATATAGTATGGATGTTCCTGAAAGAGATTTTAATATTCTTTAGACTAACCTGAACTTTTCATATAACTTTTCAGCAATACAGTTCAAGAATACATTGttaaattgcaaaatgttgtggcatatttttattaaatatacatatctctctattatatacaatttttgacGGGGATTGGCGCACGAGCAAAGCGAGGGTGCTGTGCTTGCCCCCTAGTACTCAATAAAACTGTACACAATATACAAATGTACTAGCTTTTTTGAGTGGGCGAACGATTAAGCAGCACCTGGAAAACTTAAATATTTGGGTCGTTGCGTCTGTGATTTGTGTGGATCCCTTTAATAGTTGCAACCATTCACTCGTATTCGAATGTACGCCTAAAGGTGTTCTTTTTCTGAGACTATTTCGCTCGTTTTTAGTTATTCCGGAAAGTTTCAAGATCTCGATCTGCAGTGGAAGAACTCGTGCCATTCTTCATGGAGCCTATGGATGTGAGTTCGATAGAAGGGAATTTATGCATCGGGTAGACTTGAAAGCTCTTGTCCCGTGTGAGAAAGGGTATGTCTTTTCAGAGATGAGTTGTGAATAAAGGCCTTTGAGCAGAACGAGCACTTGTAAGGATGCTCTCCAGTGTGAATACAGATATGTGCTTGGAGATCGGAACTTTTCATAAAGGACTTTGAGCAGTAGGAGCATTGGTGGTCGGATCGGTCCACCGTGTGAGTACGTAAGTGTGTATCAAGATTGGATTTTTGTATAAAGGACTTCGGGCAGTGGGAACACTGGTAGGGTCGTTCGCCAGTATGCAAACGGATATGAGCCCGTAGGCAAGCGGCTCGGGCAAAGGACTTGGGGCATTGAGAGCACTTAAACGGTCGCTCTCCCGTATGAGAGCGTATGTGCACTTGCAGCTCTGATTTTTGTGCAAACGACATAGAGCAGTCTGAACATTGGTATGGTCGTTCACCGGTATGCAACAAGATATGATCCCGAAGTGTTCCGGCATGGGAAAACGACTTTGGGCAATGAGAACATGTATACGGTCGCTCTCCGGTGTGTGTGCGGCTGTGTACTTTTAGATGAGACAGTTCTTGAAATGACTTCGGACATTCGGAGCATTGATGGGGCCGATCTCTTGTGTGGGTACGGATGTGTATTTGAAGATGGGAGTTCTGCTTAAACGTCTTCGAGCAATGCGTGCACTCAAACGGTCGCTCACCCGTGTGAATACGGATGTGTACTTCGAGTTCGCTTTTTTGTATAAATGACTTTGAGCAGTCGGGGCATTTGTAGGGTCGTTCACCCGTATGAAATTTGATGTGTCTATATAAGTTGCTTCTATGCGTATACCGCTTTGAACAATGGGGGCATCTAAATAAAGCATCGACGTCCTTATCATCTTTTTTGACTTTTTCATCACAGTTCTCGTCGTCACGATTATCACAGAGGACCTCTTCCATACCCGTCTCCCTTTCTTGGAAGTAGAGTCTGTGGCTCTGCACACAGATGGTCTTTAGATTGAATGCACTCACTGCATCCTCAAGGCAGGGCGGACATATGTTTTCTGGCAGTAAATCGCCTCGGCTAACCTCGTAGCCGGTGAACTCCGCTATCATGTCAGCAATGCAAGTATCCCAGTTTTGTGGCTTGTCGAAAATGTTTGTGAATGCTGCAGACGTACCCACGCAAACTCTGCATATTTTCTCCATTTTCCTGCAAGTA from Drosophila pseudoobscura strain MV-25-SWS-2005 chromosome 4, UCI_Dpse_MV25, whole genome shotgun sequence encodes the following:
- the LOC6903258 gene encoding zinc finger protein 782-like isoform X2; this translates as MEEICRVCNTKSGAFTNIFNDRPTLETCIADMIEQCTGYEVRPGDLLPENICPACLEDAVSAFNLKSTCEQSHKLQFQAMGVRTVKYNLTDKDWSGSRSDKSNNMETDAECSQDTGAKTNYIERPYKCFHCSQSFQHKSHLSEHIRTHTGELPYRCSYCSKSFTIKSKLERHTRTHTGERPYQCSHCAKAFSHDGTLRIHIRTHTGERPYLCPHCPMSFTQNSELKVHIRTHTGERPYNCSQCSMSYKQLAHLQIHTRSHTGERPYQCSHCSKAFKQNIELKVHIRTHTGERPYTCTHCSKSFAHNVSLKRHIRAHTQKNC
- the LOC6903259 gene encoding zinc finger protein 501-like isoform X2 produces the protein MEKICRVCVGTSAAFTNIFDKPQNWDTCIADMIAEFTGYEVSRGDLLPENICPPCLEDAVSAFNLKTICVQSHRLYFQERETGMEEVLCDNRDDENCDEKVKKDDKDVDALFRCPHCSKRYTHRSNLYRHIKFHTGERPYKCPDCSKSFIQKSELEVHIRIHTGERPFECTHCSKTFKQNSHLQIHIRTHTRDRPHQCSECPKSFQELSHLKVHSRTHTGERPYTCSHCPKSFSHAGTLRDHILLHTGERPYQCSDCSMSFAQKSELQVHIRSHTGERPFKCSQCPKSFARAACLRAHIRLHTGERPYQCSHCPKSFIQKSNLDTHLRTHTVDRSDHQCSYCSKSFMKSSDLQAHICIHTGEHPYKCSFCSKAFIHNSSLKRHTLSHTGQELSSLPDA
- the LOC6903257 gene encoding zinc finger protein 883-like isoform X2, with amino-acid sequence MEKICRVCMRNSGPFASILDETQKSECAGYVVRQGDSLTENICSPCLEATVNAFNLKETCEQSHERSFPVVQENKEDFSDSQEDEDWEPSDSESDQSEKHFQTDQDGSDNTDKSDNADKIDSTDNTDQIDNTDKIDRPHKCSHCSKSFKDASYLKVHMRTHTGERPYKCSHCSKSFSHSGTLRLHIRTHTGEQPYKCIFCSKKFRLKSNLQTHTRMHTGDRPFKCSHCSKSFAQKYNLDRHTRTHTGDRPFKCSQCPMSFTQKFELKIHIRSHTGERPYKCSHCPKSFARSDCLRIHLRLHKDERTYKCSYCSESFQEKSDLQRHSHTHSWERPYKCSSCSKTFVHKSKLDRHTLSHTGERPYQCTQCSKSFPDKSNLEIHNRTHTGERPYKCTHCSKSFPHAGTLRNHIRTHTGERPYKCPECSMSFTRNSELKQHSRTHTGERPYECSYCPMSFKQLAHLQIHTHTHTGERPFKCSRCPKSFPEKSTLNVHIRTHTGERPYKCTRCSSSYAHATSLRDHILWHTDERPFECPECPMAFIQKYKLDRHILTHTGERPFQCSHCLKSFNQNSHLKIHFRTHREYSP
- the LOC117184128 gene encoding zinc finger protein 239-like isoform X2; translated protein: MSDLPRGCMMVEDIEEFADTLEDEDWEPSDIESEQSKHFENDEEMNQNDSNNIDQFVRPFKCSDCTKSFHQKAHLQSHTRTHTGDRPYQCSYCSMSFAQKYNLDRHTRSHTNDRSYQCPHCSKSFIQKCNLEKHTRTHTGDRPYQCSHCSKSFPQKSHLHVHNCTHAMELPHMCPHCSKSFSRSDSLRIHILRLHTDKRPYKCSHCSQSFQQKFHLREHSRIHTGERPHRCSYCSKSFKQKSKLLLTQGNDPTNALSARSHFRKSRISRYTSVLTQGSVLTSASTAQRLLDTETVATKDTY
- the LOC6903258 gene encoding zinc finger protein 782-like isoform X1 yields the protein MLLALITTKQLANSFNYRAMEEICRVCNTKSGAFTNIFNDRPTLETCIADMIEQCTGYEVRPGDLLPENICPACLEDAVSAFNLKSTCEQSHKLQFQAMGVRTVKYNLTDKDWSGSRSDKSNNMETDAECSQDTGAKTNYIERPYKCFHCSQSFQHKSHLSEHIRTHTGELPYRCSYCSKSFTIKSKLERHTRTHTGERPYQCSHCAKAFSHDGTLRIHIRTHTGERPYLCPHCPMSFTQNSELKVHIRTHTGERPYNCSQCSMSYKQLAHLQIHTRSHTGERPYQCSHCSKAFKQNIELKVHIRTHTGERPYTCTHCSKSFAHNVSLKRHIRAHTQKNC
- the LOC6903257 gene encoding zinc finger protein 883-like isoform X1, with translation MPFAPCVLIFALYSSISYVFSSMLNTNQNRIVHIIFICTTLYLPSAKVGQGRKANKKTMEKICRVCMRNSGPFASILDETQKSECAGYVVRQGDSLTENICSPCLEATVNAFNLKETCEQSHERSFPVVQENKEDFSDSQEDEDWEPSDSESDQSEKHFQTDQDGSDNTDKSDNADKIDSTDNTDQIDNTDKIDRPHKCSHCSKSFKDASYLKVHMRTHTGERPYKCSHCSKSFSHSGTLRLHIRTHTGEQPYKCIFCSKKFRLKSNLQTHTRMHTGDRPFKCSHCSKSFAQKYNLDRHTRTHTGDRPFKCSQCPMSFTQKFELKIHIRSHTGERPYKCSHCPKSFARSDCLRIHLRLHKDERTYKCSYCSESFQEKSDLQRHSHTHSWERPYKCSSCSKTFVHKSKLDRHTLSHTGERPYQCTQCSKSFPDKSNLEIHNRTHTGERPYKCTHCSKSFPHAGTLRNHIRTHTGERPYKCPECSMSFTRNSELKQHSRTHTGERPYECSYCPMSFKQLAHLQIHTHTHTGERPFKCSRCPKSFPEKSTLNVHIRTHTGERPYKCTRCSSSYAHATSLRDHILWHTDERPFECPECPMAFIQKYKLDRHILTHTGERPFQCSHCLKSFNQNSHLKIHFRTHREYSP
- the LOC6903259 gene encoding zinc finger protein 501-like isoform X1, producing MFCNSEEPNKKMEKICRVCVGTSAAFTNIFDKPQNWDTCIADMIAEFTGYEVSRGDLLPENICPPCLEDAVSAFNLKTICVQSHRLYFQERETGMEEVLCDNRDDENCDEKVKKDDKDVDALFRCPHCSKRYTHRSNLYRHIKFHTGERPYKCPDCSKSFIQKSELEVHIRIHTGERPFECTHCSKTFKQNSHLQIHIRTHTRDRPHQCSECPKSFQELSHLKVHSRTHTGERPYTCSHCPKSFSHAGTLRDHILLHTGERPYQCSDCSMSFAQKSELQVHIRSHTGERPFKCSQCPKSFARAACLRAHIRLHTGERPYQCSHCPKSFIQKSNLDTHLRTHTVDRSDHQCSYCSKSFMKSSDLQAHICIHTGEHPYKCSFCSKAFIHNSSLKRHTLSHTGQELSSLPDA
- the LOC117184128 gene encoding zinc finger protein 239-like isoform X1; amino-acid sequence: MQEICRVCMTNSGPFTNIFDERPTLDTCSADMIAQCTGYVVRRGDLLSENICPTCLEDAVSAFTLKKTCEHSHKLYFPVMVEDIEEFADTLEDEDWEPSDIESEQSKHFENDEEMNQNDSNNIDQFVRPFKCSDCTKSFHQKAHLQSHTRTHTGDRPYQCSYCSMSFAQKYNLDRHTRSHTNDRSYQCPHCSKSFIQKCNLEKHTRTHTGDRPYQCSHCSKSFPQKSHLHVHNCTHAMELPHMCPHCSKSFSRSDSLRIHILRLHTDKRPYKCSHCSQSFQQKFHLREHSRIHTGERPHRCSYCSKSFKQKSKLLLTQGNDPTNALSARSHFRKSRISRYTSVLTQGSVLTSASTAQRLLDTETVATKDTY